A window of the Hordeum vulgare subsp. vulgare chromosome 5H, MorexV3_pseudomolecules_assembly, whole genome shotgun sequence genome harbors these coding sequences:
- the LOC123452407 gene encoding BTB/POZ domain-containing protein At3g50780 yields the protein MAEFKVGSLDARATKFRTVPIAVTPEGFWCCPSQTVLQKTVKNQNQHTRPKVGASPPASKASSVQRAPTISSERRTHSTPTRARANSDEQRCPPADSAAPNPPKVASERPQKQHKISVGFGQIEMSDLRIVLYGKDGVAVKMSVHKNILAENSSFFADKLSRQSPVSSIEVPDCEDVEIYVETVGLMYCNDVKQRLIKQSVPRVLRILKVAELLSFRACVLSCLNYLEAVPWAGEEEENVVSSVRHLQTEDYGVTPILKRVCSDLTSPPNDTFVRIIELVLKSSDDRGRREMKSLVLKLLKESSSSASSSADLCVDTLYRYCQNCLESLLTLFQRASDNDFSEQPLELKESVLRQITLEADNLLWLTEILAGRNAAEEFAGLWSNQRELAGLHSKLPTKSRHLVSCVTARLFVAIGKGEMLPSKDTRQLLLDVWLQPLMDDYNWLQHGCRSFDRTVVEEGIGSTILTLPLEDQQAILLSWLGSFLKVGNSCPNLQKAFEVWWRRTFVRPYVEQQGSRSQSGRS from the exons ATGGCAGAGTTCAAGGTTGGAAGCCTTGATGCCCGAGCGACAAAGTTCAGAACCGTCCCGATTGCTGTCACCCCGGAAGGGTTCTGGTGCTGCCCATCACAGACCGTGCTCCAGAAGACAGTGAAGAACCAAAACCAGCACACAAGGCCTAAAGTGGGCGCATCCCCTCCTGCGTCAAAGGCCTCCTCGGTCCAGAGGGCGCCGACTATCTCGTCGGAGAGAAGAActcattcaactccaacaagggctagagctaattcagatgagcaaagaTGCCCGCCGGCGGACAGTGCCGCCCCCAATCCACCAAAGGTAGCGAGTGAGAGGCCACAGAAGCAACATAAGATATCTGTTGGGTTTGGTCAGATTGAGATGAGTGACTTGAGAATTGTGCTGTATGGCAAGGATGGGGTTGCTGTAAAAATGAGTGTGCACAAGAACATTCTTGCTGAAAATAGCAGCTTCTTTGCTGATAAGCTATCAAGGCAATCTCCAGTGTCCAGCATAGAAGTGCCTGATTGTGAAGATGTGGAGATTTATGTTGAGACTGTTGGCTTGATGTACTGCAATGATGTCAAGCAGAGGTTGATCAAGCAAAGTGTTCCACGCGTACTTCGGATCTTGAAG GTTGCAGAGTTATTGAGTTTCCGAGCATGTGTTCTGTCCTGCTTGAATTACTTGGAAGCGGTCCCTTGGGctggggaagaagaggagaatgtGGTCTCATCTGTTCGGCATCTTCAGAccgaggattatggtgtcaccccAATACTGAAGAGGGTTTGCTCTGACCTAACGAGCCCACCAAATGACACGTTTGTGCGTATCATAGAACTAGTCTTGAAAAGCAGTGATGACAGAGGGAGGCGCGAGATGAAATCCTTGGTGCTCAAGCTTCTCAAGGAGAGCAGCAGCAGTGCCAGTAGCTCTGCTGACCTGTGTGTTGACACTCTCTACCGCTACTGCCAGAATTGCCTGGAGTCCTTGCTGACCCTGTTTCAACGAGCATCTGACAATGATTTCTCTGAGCAGCCTCTGGAGCTGAAGGAATCGGTTCTTCGGCAGATTACTCTAGAAGCGGATAATCTCCTGTGGTTAACTGAGATTTTGGCTGGTAGGAATGCTGCAGAAGAATTTGCAGGCTTGTGGTCTAACCAACGTGAGCTAGCCGGGCTTCACTCCAAGTTACCGACCAAGTCGCGCCACCTTGTGAGCTGCGTCACTGCGAGGCTCTTTGTGGCCATTGGGAAAGGCGAGATGCTCCCGTCCAAGGACACCAGGCAGCTCCTCCTGGATGTCTGGCTGCAGCCTCTCATGGATGACTACAACTGGCTGCAACACGGTTGCAGGTCGTTCGACCGGACCGTCGTCGAGGAAGGCATCGGGTCAACGATCCTTACGCTGCCGTTGGAGGATCAGCAGGCAATACTGCTCTCGTGGCTCGGGAGCTTCCTCAAGGTCGGTAACAGTTGCCCCAACCTGCAGAAGGCGTTTGAGGTGTGGTGGAGGAGGACCTTTGTGCGGCCTTACGTCGAGCAGCAGGGGAGCCGGTCGCAGTCGGGTCGGAGCTGA